A segment of the Pongo abelii isolate AG06213 chromosome 16, NHGRI_mPonAbe1-v2.0_pri, whole genome shotgun sequence genome:
TTCACTCTCCTCTGAGTCTCCCTCTTTCCAAGCCGCCTCCACTCTACTTGACACACTCTCCCTTAAGACACCAGAGTACACAAGCGCAAGTCCCTGCACCTCACCTTTACTCCCAGACATGGGAGGGAGATGACATGAAGACCCAAACGCCCCTTGGCAAGAGATCTGGGGTATGCAGAGGGGCAGATCTGAGGCTGTGGAAGCTCCAGGGGCTCCCTGCCGGAGGCTGCATGTAAGCCGGCTATTGAATGTGGCTCTGAGCTGAGACCCCTCCTTGAAGCTCCAGACCAGGAGCCAGCTGCTAGCTCAACCCCTCCATTTGGTGCCTCAGAGAAACCTTGCACTCTGTAGGTCTAACTCTGAACCCAGAAAATCCCCCCATGTAGGCCCTGTCTCTTCATAGGGAAAGCACCACCTCAGACCCAGTTCTGCACCAGCTTGCTGTAGAAAGACCAGTCTGCCACTGTATGGCACACGGATGGCAGGGGCCGAGTGCAGGTGGAGAGAATAGAAGGTGGGCagggtgggggaggcagggacATGGCTGTAGCCGTGGAGATGGGAGGACAGACAGGACTTGGGGGCTACTTGGATGAACCAAGGGGGGAGTCAGGAAGAGACACCCAGTTTTGTATCAGATGTGTAGAGCGTGGGATGCTGTTCATTGAtcgagggagggggaggaggaagaggtatgGCATGGGGAGGAGGTAGCTGAGCTCTGTCATTAATGTCATTTGAAGTCCCCAGGGAAAGAAAGGCCCACCAGCGCCTTCACTGCTTCAGCCAGCTCTCAGGGTGTCTGTGCTCCCTGGCCCTCTCAGCTCCTGCTTCATAGCTGTCAGCTGCAGTGGGGGACAGCTGCACAAGGGCCCAGCATGTCTGTGTGTTTACCCAGGGGACTGCCGCGTGGCCCATGCCGAGCAGAAACTGATGGATGACCTTCTGAACAAAACCCGTTACCACAACCTGATTCACCCAGCCGCCACCTCCTCACAGCTCATCTCCATCGAGACGGAGCTCTCCCTGGCCCAGTGCATCAGCGTGGTAGGTGCAGAGGATACCTGTGGCTGAGGCTCAGGCaaagaggcagctcatgcccAAGCCCCAAGCAGTCAATGTCCAGAGGAATGAAATGACTAGAGTTGACTTAGACTGACCAGTACACggtggggaggctggaggagggtccATGAGGTTTATAGGTGTCCAGTATTTAATGAGGTCATGGTTTtgttaacaaagaagaaatgagggtgggggtgggatcACCACTGGCTAGGCAGCCAAGGGGCCTGCAGAGACTCTGCTCAGCTGAGTCTCCAGCATGACCATGAGCTTCTCCTCCTcatccccccagccccaccctacTCTCTCCCCCAGCTTGCTCAACAGGTGTCCTTACATGCTCCCTACTTGTTGGGGAAAATAAGAACCAGACTGGGGGAACTGACGGGTACAGAGGCCGAGGTGTAGGTGCAGGACCACAGGCAGTGCAGCGTCTACTGAGCCAGGCGGGTGAGGGTCTGGAGAGTGGACATGGCTGCTGCAGGCATGGAAAGGAGGCGCAGGTGGTGGCACTCCCAGGGCCCATTGTCAGGGCCTCCATATGTGGACGTGTGCAGAGGTGGGggtgctgagggaggaggggccagggaatttctcatcttctctctACTGCCTCTGAGTTGGCGATGTCAGAGGGAGCCATGGCCCACTGTAAAGTGACACAATGTCCCCACCCACAGGGTTAGAACCCCTCCCCTGGAAGCAGCTCTGAGGGGAACAGTCACATGTAGAGAGTGCAGGACGCTGTGTCCAGCCGGGGGAAGGAGGTCACCAAGGGGGTTGACCCTCCTCTGGCCAGGTGGCTGCCTTCTGACACACCAGCCTCTCTCTCTAGAACGGTGGGCCCCACACACCCAGCCTGTGAAACCTACAGCCCTCAAGAAGGCTTTGGCCAAATTAATGAGCGGCTCCCTCTCCCAGGAGGAAGCACAGCTGAAGGATGCAGAGGGCAGTAGAGTTGTGTATGCTCCGCCCCCTCTCTCCAGAGTGGGACGGAAAGAAGGGGGCTTTCAGCCAggctggcccaggctggggtctgAGTGTCACTGTCCAGCTATTGGCTTCTGGCTTAATGGGTGAGCCCAGCTGCTCCTGTGCAGCTGCCGCCCTAGTGAGGGTGAACCGGCAGGTGAGTTCCATTTCTGAAAGCCTGGGAATACAGTCAATATTAGGCTGTGGGCTGCTGGGCCAGGAAGGGGAGTTTATTTTTCAGGGTTTGTTTATCTATCTATTGAGTTGATGAGGGAGGGTTATAGGTACAACCACCTTAAAGATGGAAATTTTGAGAGAGCAGGCAGGGATTTAGTGCTGGGTAAACCTTCTCAAAGCAGCTCTTTTGGGGTGGCCAGAATCCAGTACCAATATCCTCAGCATGTTCATCAGCTGCTGGGGGAGTGCCGGACAGGATGAAAGCACAGGAACACTTTCTGGATGATAGAAATACTCTGTATCTTCAAAGGAGGTAGGTTCCATGGGTAAtgttaaatgagttaaaactcatcaaaatgtaaaccagatctgtgcatttcactgaatataaattatacctccaattaaaaacatttttttaaaagacagatgggctggacgcagtggctcacacttgtaatcccagcactttcggaggctgaggcaggtacatcacctgagtcaggagctcgagaccagcctggaaaacatggtgaaatcctgtctctattaaaggtatacaaaaaaattagccaggcatggtggcacacgcctgtaatcccagctacttgggaagctgaggcaggagaattgcttgaacccaggaggcagaagttacagtgagcagagatcgtgccaccgcactagcacctgggcaacagagcgagactccatctcaaaaacaacaaaaaaaggacagaTGGAGGTTTTCAACTTTCACTAAAGGCAGAGGAGCTTGTGACAGATTCGCCTCCCCACAAGAGCAGttagaaaaactggacaaaagtgTGCCCTGCCCCCAATCAAAAACAATTGTTGAAAGGTAACTGAAAACCTCAGCCAGAACTTGAGTGACCATGCCTAGGAGGTGACCCTGACAGTCTGTGGTGCTTTTCCCACATTTGGTGATTGGTCAACAGTAGAGGGCTAAGAGGCTAAGAAACTGAGTATGAAGTAGTACTTAAGGGGCTGGAGAGCCTACCTGAATGTTTGGCACTCTCACAGGGCTGAAATGATCTAATGAGAATTTGGGTCCCAGGAAGGAGATGGGACCTCGGTGGGGACCCTGGAAGGGCCACCCCTAGGAgtccaaatgaataaaacatagacCAGCcatcataaaacctaaaacttgcTTTGAACCAGCTTAGTCCCAAACTAGATGAAGGCGATGTGCCCTTACTCCAGTTGTGTGCCATAAAGTCAAAGTCAATACTCTCTGGAGGCAGAACAAAGTTTATTAGGAATGCCATAAGACAACACAAGACTAAACgagaaagaccaagaaaaaacACAGTAGAAACATACATGTaaggaagaacttttttttttttttgagacggagtctcgctctgtcacccaggcttgagtgcagtggcacgatctcagctcactgcaacgtctgcctcgcaggttcaagcgattctcctgcctcagcctcccaagtagctgggattacaggcacgcgccaccatgcccggctaatttttgtattggccaggctggtcttgaacccctaacctcaggtcatccattcacctcggtctcccaagttgctgggattacaggcatgagccaccgtgcctggctagtattttgccacaatttaaaataaataaatgttttttttcaggtttgtgctCAGACTCTATTCTAAACAGTCACGTGGCAGCTTACTCTTCTCCAGGCCTTGCTGCCGGcttttacatgtttattgtttGTGCGTTCTTGTCATCTGCTCGGTAGATGGCAGCTTCCAGGTGCTCCTAAGGGGCCaggaaagagagtgagaaggCACGGAGGTTGCCAGGTCATCCCGCTTGGGGCCCCGCCCTCATCACCTCCCTCAACCGGGTCTCCTGCAACTCTTGGTGGGCCACCTCGGCCACCGCTTCGCCCTGagcttcctgctgctgcagctgggcAGTGCCTCCTTCTCAGAGGCCAGCTGCTGATAGGTGGCCACACACTGCTGCAGGTGACCCAGGTAATGGTCTCGCTGCTGCTGCAGACTCTGAGCCTCTTGGCtcttcagctccacctgcaggaTAGGCGTCAGGGTAGGTAGTGGCTGGCTTCCAGATTCTGGGCCCATAAACAGGGTGGCGAGGGCACTGCGGGGCTCTGTCGCCTGCCCAGGCCCCTTgccctggccccttcctccaggccTAAATGACTACCTCCCTTGCCTAGAGGCCcatgcctccctccccagcctcaaaTCTCACACCCTTCTTCCCACCATTTAAACTGTAGGCCACAGACTGGTGGAAAAGCAGAGGGAGCCAACCACCATCTGCTAAGTTGTGGTGAGGTCGTTCTGTATGATCTCCAGGGTTTCCACGCACCTTCGTCTGCTCCCCCCAGAGCTCGGCCTTCCACCCCAgctcccccagcctctcctccagctcctgcagcctcacctccagttcctgcatcttctcctcctggtgCCGCAGCCTCACTTCCTGctcccacatcttctcctcctgcctccgcatcttctcctcctgttcctgcatcatctcctcctgctcacgtatcttctcctcctgctctcgCATCATATCTTTCTGCTTCCGcaccttctcctcctgcctccacatcttctcctcctgctcccgtatcttttcctcctgctcgtgcatcttctccttctgcctccacatcttctcctgctcccgtatcttctcctcctgcctccatatcttctcctcctgctcctgcctcttctcctcctcccgtatcttctcctgctcgtgcatcttctcctcctgcctccacatcttctcctcctgctcgtgcatcttctcttcctgctcccgtatcttctcctcctgcctccccatcttctcctcctgctcccgtatcttctcctcctgcctccacatcttcttctcctgctcccatatcttctcctcctgcctccacatcttctcctcctgctcccgtatcttctcctcctgctggtgcatcttctccttctgcctccacatctcctcctgctcccgtatcttctcctcctgcctccacatcttctcctcctgctcctgcctcttctcctcctcccataTCTTCTCCTGCTcatgcatcttctcctcctgcctccacatcttctcctcctgctcctgtatcttctcctcctgcttgtgtatcttctcctcctgcctccacatcttctcctcctgctcctgcctcttctcctgctCGCATatcttctcctgctcctgcctcttctcctcctcctcccatatCTTTTCCTGCTCATGTATCTTCTCCTCCAGCTCCCGtatcttcttctccttctctcgcatcatctcctcctgcctccgcatcttctcctcctgctcccgtatcttctcctcctgctcttgTATCTTCTCCTCccgctcccgtatcttctcctcccgctcccgtatcttctcctcctggctccacatcttctcctcctgttgCTGGTTCAGGCAGTTCCACAACTCGTTCTCTTCCACCTGGGCTTGGAGCTTTGCTGACACACTCTGCAGCTCCTTACCCAGGTGGTCAGCCTCcgcctgcagctgctgctggaatAGTGAAAGTGTTGGTTTGAACCTCAGAAGGAAACAGACTCATGAGCTAGccatataaatgtaatctataggccaggcacgggggctcacgcctgtaatcccagcactttgggaggctgaggtgggtggatcacgaggtcaggagatggagaccatcccggttaacacggtgaaaccccgtctctactaaaaatacaaaaaattagccgggtgtggtggcaggcacctgtagtcccagctacttgggaggctgaggcaggagcatggcgtgaacccgggggacggagcttgcagtgagccaagattgtgccactgcactctggcctgggcaaaagagtgagactccaactcaaaataaataaataaataaatgtaatctataaaataatggttttcatccagtatcctttaaaaaaatattttaagcactaactctgagattctgattccccaggcagggccccaatttgtacatttttagcaCACTCTAGAGGATTCTATGGTGGGACCAGAACAGGAACCCAAATTTTCCAGCTCTTGGCGGGAGCCTCCCCATACCCTGCATGATCCCTAGACCATGGTCCCAGCTGGGTGGGGCTCCCACAACCCCCGGGGCTGCAGCCGCTCACCTGTGGCAGCAGGAGCTTGGCcctctccagctttctttttagcTCCTTTACGTTGAGCTGGATCTCagacttttcagattctacaagtcgaagtttttcttgtagttcagcatttttctccttcagctcctCATCGGTTATGCTATGGCCAGAGGCAGTAGAGAAAGGAATGAACGAAGAACAGAAAGGACCTCTTTGGTGATCAACCCTCTACTTTCAGCCCACAACCACAGAACCATGGCACTGGAAGGGACCCCAGGAATTAAAGGTCAcaggtggcaggccagagagAAGACATGAGTTGCCTGAGGCTACCCCATGAGTCAGTGGCACAGCCGGAACTAGAGCTTCCCTGTGCACACATGAAAACCTGTAGGAGCCTCTCCCCATGCTCACCTgtaccccccacctcccagcacaccaCCCACGCTAAGGGCCCCCAGacctcccattccaccttcccccaTCCTACGTGTTCCTGTACAGTTCCAGACTCAGGGTGTCCCTCTCCTTTGTTAACTCCTCGATGTACTGCAAATAGAGAAAGGTTAAGTCAAGACAGAGCAGGCAGAGGAGTAGCTGGACGACCAGGAACAACAGCTACTGTGACTACTCCACAGTAACACTCCCTCACTCTCAATCACACCTGACATGTTCTCAAGGCATTTCCAAGCCCATggtctcatttgtttttcatttgtttgtttgtttgttttggcagagtttcattcttgctaccctgactggagtgcaatggcataatctcggctcaccacaacctccccctcctgggtccaagtgattctcctgcctcagcttcccgagtagctgggattacaggcgtgtgccaccacacccggctaattttgtatttttagtagagatggagtttcttcatgttggtcagtctagtcttgaactcctgacctcaggtgacccacccacctcggcctcccaaagtgctggcattacaggcatgagcgagaGCACCCGGccctcatttgtttttcaaagaactcagtgaaggtggaagggacagggaaagagACTGAATTTAGGGCTGGCTAACAGGGGCCCAGAGAGATCAGataatattgctattgttattattcttattactaccactgttggaacctttattgagtgcttcaccaggcactatgctaataatcctatttaatcctcataacctcCATAGGAGATGGTTACCATTATTATCTCTATTGTGTAGATGAAAAACATGTGGTATTAAAGGTTAAGTGCTGCCTAAGATCACCTACAGCTGGGATTTCAACACCCAGGTATATCTGATTCTCTAAGCCCATTCTTTCGCTGGAGGTAGGGGCACAGTTAAGAAGGAGGAAATTAATCCTTTGTCGAATTTTTGAAAGGGTGATACGTTCGCATAGTCCAAAACTCAGAAAGTCCAGAAGGGAAATATCTCCCCCCCACACTGTGCCTCTATCCTGAGTTTTTTTTATGAATCCttacaaacatgttttatgtatattaccataatatgtacacacacacacatatatacctgcTCCCTCTCTCCACACAAATAATAACATACTCAAGATACTCTTCTGTACCTTTATGGTAAAAGTACCCTAACCGCCACTTAGGACTTGGCCAAGGCCACAGCCAAGGATGGGCAGGGCGGGCACTTGGCCTCTGAGTTCTATGTCCAGTGCTCACTCCCCACAATGCTCCCCAGCTCATCTGCAGCAGCCCACTCAGCCCCAGTCTGCCTCTAACAACCACacacaaaagcagcaagaaatggcAATGCTGCCTTCTGGGCAGGACACCTCCATCCTACAGAAGGGAACTTTAGGCTCACTCCTCCATCTGCGAAGCTGGGCTCCCAGGGTATGGGGCAGTGGTTGGACTCACCTTATCCGCCTTCTCCTTCTGTGTAGTGACGGCAGAGAGAGCCTGCTCTAACTCTCCTGCAAACTTCCATGAATCATGCAGGCGGCCGATCAGATCCCTGGCCTCTCCTGGAATGAGAGACATTCAGATGTGGCCCAAAGGACTCCCCCTAAAGGCCTGTCAAAGTGCCAGGTTCAAGGATGATGGGGTGCCAGATTCCCACCTTCCAACTGTTTGACAGCTTGCTGGCTGTAATAGAGTGCCGTCTGAAGCTCGGTTTTCTGACATGTAAGGATTCGTATGGTATGAACCTGGGCCTTTGGgagaaaagacaagcaaatgctgaaagagaagcaaagaaacattccccagaggacaggagggaacttcacaccctccactcacctctagctCCCTCCTTAGAGCTTCCTGATGTTGGTGGTTTGCCTTCTTTTCCtatagaaagaggaagacagagctcttgctaggaggaggcagagatggcacagcaagagacatgcccccagaatggcaccactgccccaggacaggcccacccatgggaccagttcatcagggaccctgtggggatggggtggaataaGGGGGGTGAGCCTTCTTCCCCAGGCTAGGAGTGGGGGAGATGAGACTGGGGCCTCTACATCTGAGTGCCCCCAAACCCAGCGGTCATGTCATGAGCAAACAAAGAAATCGCGTTACTTCTTCCAGCTGAGCTCggttctgttgtttctgtggggagaGTCAAAGGAAGGTGACTGAGGGTGGCCTCCTTGACTCTATTCCCCAGGCCAGGAAGCAGTAGGCAGGGGTCAGGAATGGATTTAAAAGGCACAGTTCTCAGACCCAATGGGAACACAAACTGGTAAACTCTCCTCAACTCCCAAAGAAGAaggatttgggtctttgttggtttttgcCCACAGCCACGGAACTCAAAGTCTGAAACTAGATTCTCTTGAAAAGACAGTAACAGAAACCTTCAGAGATGGAGTGTGAGAAAAGCCCACCCTTCTGCCAGCTTGTGATTTAGAAAGGtggattcattcagcaaacattgagCACATACGAGCCAGGGACAGTTCCTCACAGTGGGGATAGAGGTTAGAAAAGGCAGACAGGAGTCCTTGGCCCTGAGATTTCCATTCTAGTGGGCCTTTAACTGTCAGGCTCTCAGAGCTAACAGAAACCTCTGATACTCTCTAACTCTACCTCAGGAAATGCAAGCCCAAGAAGGAGAGTTTACAGCAGGCCCTGGACTAGGgattaacataaaaacacaatgacaaatctcatttaaacttcacaaatacaagtaaaacaataccactcctgttttacagatgtgaaaagagaggcccaaagagctcaagcaatttgccctaAATCATATCCCTAGCAGATGGAGAggtaggattcaaatccagaattCTTAACCAGTACCTGGCAGTTCTTCCACAATCTTAACAATTACCCTCCACCACCCCTTGGGCCCGCTGTCCCCAGGAGCCTGGCCAGCCAAGACTCACATTCTCAGGTGAGTGGCAACCATCAGAAGTGGTTGTCTCAGAGTTagtgccattatttattttcttctttttggtgtCGCTTGCTCCTGCACCAACACTAGGGTTGGTCTGGGCATGATGGTCTCTCAACTGTGGAAAGGAAGAGCAGTGATACTCATGAGAACTACAAGCTCCTACAGTCACATCCTGCTTTACAGTTTATACTAAATACTCTTATAGACCATCTGATTTAATGCCACCAACTGTAGGAAATGTTGTCACAATCACTTAGTGACTGAGAGAGATTGATACCATGGCTGAAAGAAAAGGCAGTAATGGAACTTAAACTCAGTTTTCTGACTCTGAGCTCTGGGATTTTGCCACaaatcagcagctgccagggaccaaaaccagaggcagagatagaaaagcaaatattaagtAGGCAGGAACTGTACACCCTCACACGTCTGTTAGTGTTAAGAAGTACACCAGTACCTCTCAAACCTTTACATCAACGtatcctcatggcagaaggcagcctttctGTTAAATCCGGGAATTTAGCAGAAAGAGGACAACCCAAgcctcatttcagagagaagtTTTGTATACTCTTATAAATCTATGTGACTTTCATCCCTAAGTACATTAATGTTTCATCTCTCAATAGAATCAAGGGaaactgatgcttcagaaagatgcCCCATATTTATCCTGTGGCACTCAAAGTACCCCAGGTTGAGATGAGATGAGGAAGACTCAAGCTGTCAAGTCCAGTTTCCCAAGATCTGTTCCACAGAAGATAAGCAGATCTCACTCCAGAAACCAGTGACTGAGGGGCACTCTGGTCCCAGAACAATGGAGAATTCAAATCTGAGGtgcagaactcagaaaaaatgttaaagtctcTCTGGAGagtagaagcctgggagaaaatCCAACCCAACCCGTTCTCCCATTGCCACCCAGAGACACTGTCAACATGTGGAGCTCATGGGGGAGGTGTAGGCTTTTCACACTGTCAACGTCTGTGGTAAGGAAGTCAGGCAGCCTGAAACCTCTCTCTTCTAGGTCCCATGGTCCCCATTCCCCTTCCAGCTGGAAACCTGTGCTGCAACCAGAGGAAACAGAAGTGGGCAAGAACACTTAGGGGACTGGGTCCTAAGACCAAAGGCCGGTCTTGTGGTAGTAATGACAGTTTGTAGAGGGACTGTgacatcactacattccactcctcggtgcagtggcgggggtgggggggacacATGAGTGCAATGCCCAAGTTGCCGCTTTGAGACTGGGAAGGGGGGTCACAAAATTGGGACCCAGATCCTTGGAGATGTGACCCCAAAGAGCCCCGGGAGGTCAGGCTTGGGGCGGCAGGAGGTGAGGGCCAAGTAAGGAACAAGGAGCCCCAGGAGTCACGTCCCCAAAGTCACCCTGTGGCAACTGGTGAGGGCAGGTTCTGGGGCACCCAGGTCCTTGGAGATGTGAGcccaaagagcccagggaggtcgggtTTGGGGTAGCAGGAGGTAAGGGCAGAGTATGGAGTTGGAAGCCCCGGGAGTCACCTGCTCAAAGTCACCCTGGGGtgccaggcagggcaggggcaggactcATGTGGGGGTTGGGCTGACTGACAAGATTTTGGTGTGGGGATCCCAGAGGTACTGGGGGGGGCCCAGCCCGGTGTGCCTCGGGAGTGGCACAGACTGGCAGCAGTTCGGC
Coding sequences within it:
- the LOC129050250 gene encoding golgin subfamily A member 6-like protein 22 isoform X2 — its product is MNTCCISFCTCDYRGNTFQLEDIIKQRITDQLRDHHAQTNPSVGAGASDTKKKKINNGTNSETTTSDGCHSPENEKKANHQHQEALRRELEAQVHTIRILTCQKTELQTALYYSQQAVKQLEGEARDLIGRLHDSWKFAGELEQALSAVTTQKEKADKYIEELTKERDTLSLELYRNTITDEELKEKNAELQEKLRLVESEKSEIQLNVKELKRKLERAKLLLPQQLQAEADHLGKELQSVSAKLQAQVEENELWNCLNQQQEEKMWSQEEKIREREEKIREREEKIQEQEEKIREQEEKMRRQEEMMREKEKKIRELEEKIHEQEKIWEEEEKRQEQEKICEQEKRQEQEEKMWRQEEKIHKQEEKIQEQEEKMWRQEEKMHEQEKIWEEEKRQEQEEKMWRQEEKIREQEEMWRQKEKMHQQEEKIREQEEKMWRQEEKIWEQEKKMWRQEEKIREQEEKMGRQEEKIREQEEKMHEQEEKMWRQEEKMHEQEKIREEEKRQEQEEKIWRQEEKIREQEKMWRQKEKMHEQEEKIREQEEKMWRQEEKVRKQKDMMREQEEKIREQEEMMQEQEEKMRRQEEKMWEQEVRLRHQEEKMQELEEHLEAAIYRADDKNAQTINM
- the LOC129050250 gene encoding golgin subfamily A member 6-like protein 22 isoform X1; translation: MNTCCISFCTCDYRGNTFQLEDIIKQRITDQLRDHHAQTNPSVGAGASDTKKKKINNGTNSETTTSDGCHSPENEKKANHQHQEALRRELEAQVHTIRILTCQKTELQTALYYSQQAVKQLEGEARDLIGRLHDSWKFAGELEQALSAVTTQKEKADKYIEELTKERDTLSLELYRNTITDEELKEKNAELQEKLRLVESEKSEIQLNVKELKRKLERAKLLLPQQQLQAEADHLGKELQSVSAKLQAQVEENELWNCLNQQQEEKMWSQEEKIREREEKIREREEKIQEQEEKIREQEEKMRRQEEMMREKEKKIRELEEKIHEQEKIWEEEEKRQEQEKICEQEKRQEQEEKMWRQEEKIHKQEEKIQEQEEKMWRQEEKMHEQEKIWEEEKRQEQEEKMWRQEEKIREQEEMWRQKEKMHQQEEKIREQEEKMWRQEEKIWEQEKKMWRQEEKIREQEEKMGRQEEKIREQEEKMHEQEEKMWRQEEKMHEQEKIREEEKRQEQEEKIWRQEEKIREQEKMWRQKEKMHEQEEKIREQEEKMWRQEEKVRKQKDMMREQEEKIREQEEMMQEQEEKMRRQEEKMWEQEVRLRHQEEKMQELEEHLEAAIYRADDKNAQTINM